The Candidatus Edwardsbacteria bacterium genome contains the following window.
CCAACGAGGCTTTAAAATTCGACATCACCAAGATCTGCTTCGAAAGCACCCCGGCCGAACTGCGGATGACCCACAACGCCCAGCCGGCCATACTGATCCATTCCATAGCCGCCTTTAGGTTAATGGAGAAAGAAGGCATCAAGTTCGATTATACCGCCGGGCACAGCCTGGGCGAGTATTCGGCTTTGGTGGCCGCCGGAGCCCTAGCCTTTGAGGACGCTGTCAGATTAGTGCGCATCCGCGGCTCGCTGATGGCCATCGCCGGCGAGATCCAGCCCGGCACCATGGCCGCCATTATCGGCCTGGAGCCCAAGGAGGTGGAGAATATCTGCCACCAGGCCCGGGAGGCCGGCATCGTGGAGGCTGCAAATTTCAATTCGGCCGAGCAGACGGTGATCTCCGGCGAGGTCAAGGCCATCGAGAAGGCCATGGAACTGGCCAAGGCCAAGGGGGCCAAGAGGGCGGTTCAATTAGAAGTCTCAGGGGCCTTTCATTCCGAGCTGATGGACATTGCCCAATACGGCATGAGACGGGCGCTGAACCAGGTTGCAATAAAAGAGCCGGCCTGTCCGGTGATAGCCAATGTTTCGGCCGAACCGGTTCTCAGCCCGGCCACCATCAAGGAATTATTGATCGAGCAGGTGAAGAAGCCGGTGCGCTGGGAGGAGTCCGTTAAAAAGATGGCCGAGCTGGGCGTGACCACCATGATAGAGTGCGGCCCCGGCCGGGTGCTGAAAGGTCTGATTAAGCGCATTGCCCCCGAGGTCAACGTGCTGAACGTGGAGGATAGCAAGACTTTGGCGGAGACGATAGAGGCGTTGAAGAAATAAGAGTACAGGCTATATTTCGTATGTTAGTATATTGTAAGTGGTAATACTGTCAATAAAACAAAAAGATATGAACGATATTGGTGCATGCGATTGTTGTGGTAACTCCTTTGTGTATGATTTAATACATAATGGATTTAACGATTCTGCTTATGCTTATTGTGATCAGTGTGGTATGCTAGCTATTTTAAATACTTGGGAAGTCCCGGAAGGGATAGAATTAAAAATTCACAAGATAATTTCACCAGACATTGAACTCCTTTTAGCGCCGTGTCAATGTGGGGGGAAATTTAAGGCTGACGCGTCACCAAGATGTCCGCATTGTAAAACACTCCTTTCGGCTGATAAGTCAGCAGAGTGGATTGAAAAAAATGCACCTGGCACAATAAAAGGTTGGCGATGGCAAAGATGTTGGGATGGTATGTATGCAATTTCAATTGAGCAACGTCTTGTAAAAGACAACTGGAAAAAGAATTGAAAATGCAAAGGAATATCCGCAGCTTAAAGATACTAAAATGACTATCAATGCAAAGTAAACACGGAGATATTTTGAATGCAGTTAAAAGATAAAAACGCCATCGTAACCGGCTCGGCCCAGGGCATAGGGAAATCCATCGCTCTGGCGCTGGCCAAGGCCGGGGCCAACATCGTAGTCAGCGATGTCAACATCGAAGATGCCGAGAAGACCGCCAAGGAAATTGAGGCCCTGGGCGTAAAAGCCGTAGCCATCAAATGCAATGTGGCCGATGCCAATGAGGTCACGGAGCTGGTTAAAAAGGCCCAGGAGACATTCCCGACATTGGACATTCTGGTGAACAACGCCGGGGTGACCCGCGACAATCTGATGATGCGGATGGAGGAAAAGGACTGGGACCTGGTGCTGGACATCAACCTCAAAGGCGCATTCCTGCTGACCAAGGCCGTTTCCCGGATAATGATGAAACAGCGCCAAGGCCGGATAGTCAACATGTCGTCGGTCATCGGCGTGATGGGCAACGCCGGGCAGTCCAACTACGCGGCCAGCAAGGGGGGCTTGATCGCCTTCACTAAGTCCACCGCCAAGGAATTCGCCTCGCGCAACATCACATGCAACGCCATCGCCCCGGGCTTCATCGAAACCGCCATGACTGCCAAGCTGACGGACGAGGTCAAGGAGAATTATAAGAAGGGCATCCCGCTGGGCCGGATGGGCAGCGTGGACGATGTAGCCAACGCGGTATTATTCTTAGTTTCCGAGCAATCGGCCTATATCACCGGCCAGGTGCTGCACGTGGACGGCGGGTTGGTGATGTGACCTCTTTAATGTCAATCCGACCTCACCCTTCCCTCTCCTAAAGCATTAGGAGAGGGGTAGGGGAGAGGTTAAAATAAAAATTCAAGCAAAACCCAATATAACCAATCATTACATTAATAATCAAAAGGAGGTGAAACAACAATGGCAGTAATCGACGATGTCAAAAAGATCGTTATCGATCGTCTGGGAGTTGAGGCTACGCAGGTGACCATGGAAGCTTCTTTCATCGAAGATCTGGGAGCCGATTCATTAGACACAGTGGAGCTGGTGATGGCCCTGGAGGAGAAATTCGGGATGGAGATCCCGGATGACGAGGCCGAGAAGCTGACCACAGTAGGCGGCGCGGTCGGGTATATCGAAAAGAAGATGGCCGAGAAATAGAGCAAAGCCGTCATACTGAATAAAAACGGGGGCGTCTGAAAAAATGGCGCCTCCGTTCCCGAGAAACAATCATCTTGAAGAAAGATTTAAAGTATATGAAAAGAAGGGTAGTAATAACCGGAATGGGGGTGGTGTCCCCCATCGGCAACACCATTGATGAATTCTGGGCCGGGCTGAAGGAGGGCAAAAGCGGGGTGGGCAAGATAACCCGTTTCGACGCCTCCAAACATACCGCTCAGATAGCCGGGGAGGTCAAGAATTTCGATCCGGCGGCATACATGGACCGCAAGGAGCTACGCCGGATGGACCGCTATACCCATTACGCCATGGCGGCCGCCAAGATGGCGGTGGAGGACTCCGGCCTGAAGATCGAGGGCGAGTTCGCCGAGCGGGTGGGGGTGATCATCGCCTCCGGCATCGGCGGCACCGAGACCTGGGAGGCCCAGCACCAGAAATTGCTGGAATCCGGGCCGGACAAAATCTCCCCATTCTTCGTGCCGATGATGATCTCCGATATCGCGGCCGGGTATGTGTCCATCGCCCATGGAGCCAAAGGGCCCAATTATGCCACGGTCTCGGCCTGCGCCTCGGCGGCCCACGCCATCGGCGATGCCCTGAAGATCATCCAGACCGGCGACAGCGAGGCCATGATCTGCGGCGGGGCCGAGGCCCCGATAACCCCGCTGGCATTGGCCGGATTCTGCGCTTTAAGGGCCCTGTCCCTCCGCAATGATGACCCGGAACACGCCTCCCGCCCCTTTGACAAGGATCGCGACGGCTTTGTGATGGCCGAGGGCGCCGGCATTGTCATCCTTGAAGAACTGGAACACGCCCAGGCCCGCGGTGCCAAGATCTATGCCGAGGTTTGCGGCTATGGTGCCACCGGGGACGCCCATCATATCACTGCCCCGGCTCCGGGCGGCGAAGGTGCAGTTAGAGCCATGAAAATGGCTCTGAAGACAGCGGATTTGAAACCGGAGGATGTCAGCTACATCAACGCGCATGGCACTTCCACTGACATGAATGATAAATATGAAACCGCGGCCATCAAGACGGTGTTCGGAGAGCATGCCAAAAAGCTGGCGGTGTCATCCACCAAATCGATGACCGGCCATCTGCTGGGAGCGGCCGGAGGCGCGGAGCTGATCGCCACAACTTTGTGCATCATGCACCAAACAATTCATCCCACTATTAACTACACCACGCCGGATCCGGAGTGCGATCTGGATTACGTGCCCAATAAGGCCCGGCCGGCCGAGGTCAAGGCGGCCCTTTCCAATTCCTTCGGCTTCGGGGGGCACAACGTATCGCTGGCGGTAAAGAAGTTTGAGTAATAAGGTTTGATAAGAAAATTATTTCCCCGTCTCAAGAGAAAGCTGCTTCCCGGCCACCGCAAGGAGGCGCTTAACAGGATAGAGGCCCGGCTGGGCTGGAAGATCAGGGACCAGGAGCTCTTCCTCCAGTCGCTACGGCACCGTTCGGCATCCTCCACCCATCTGGAATCCAACGAGCGGATGGAACTGCTGGGGGATGCGGTGCTGGGCCTGCTGGTCTGCGAATACCTCTATAACACCAGGCCCCGGGACGACGAGGGCAAGCTGACCGAGATAAAATCGCTGGTGGTCAGCAAGCGGGTCCTCTCCCAGGTGGCCCGGGAGCTGGGGGTGGGCGAGATGCTGGAGCTCTCCCGCGACGAGTTGGCCTCCGGCGGGCAGTCCAAGGACTCCATCCTGTGCGACGCCTTCGAATCCCTGATCGCCGCATATTACCTGGACTCCGGGCTGGGGGCGGTGCGGAAATTCCTGGAGAAGGGATATTTCTGGCGGATAGAGCACCTGATATCCAGCGATGCCTATCGCAATTACAAGGGGCTGCTCCAGGAATACCTGCAGTCGCATAACATCACCCAGCCGGTCCGTTACAATCTTAAGGCCGAGTCCGGCCCCAAGCATAACCGGATGTTCGAAGTGGAGTTGAAGATCGGCCGCAAGCGCTACGGAATGGCCTGGGGAGCCAGCAAGAAGGAGGCCGAGCAGTCGGCGGCCCAGCAGACCATCGAGAAACTGAAGACCGAGAACGGGGGCTGAAAAACAGCCTGGCCGTTATGACGGTGTAACCAAATCCGGAAAATAATGACAAAATATTAGGAGTTACCATGAATCATTTCTTCACTGATGAACAACAGATGATAAAGGACCTCTGCCACAAGATCGGGGTGGAGAAGATAAAGCCGGTGCGGGAACACTATGACGTAAGCGGAGAGTTCCCCTGGGATATCGTCAAAGTGCTGGCCGACGCCGATATCTGCGGGGTCTACATCCCCGAGGCCTACGGGGGCCTGGGCGGCGGGGTAATGGAGATGGTGGTGGCCACCGAGGAACTGTCGCGCTTCTGCGGCGGCATCTCCCTGGCCTTTGCCGCCACCGGGCTGGGAACCTTCCCCATTATCCTGTTCGGCACCGAGGAACAGAAGAAGAAATACCTGCCGGATATCGCCAAGGGCAAGAAGCTGGCGGCCTTCGGACTGACCGAGGCCAACGCCGGCTCGGACGCCGGAGGCATTCAGACCACCGCGGTCAAGGACGGCGATCACTACGTCCTCAATGGCACCAAGCAGTGGATCACCAACGGTGGCGAGGCCGAGGTCTATACGGTGGTGGCCCTGACCGACCGCACCAAGGGCAGCCGCGGCGCCACCGCCTTCATCGTGGAGAAGGGCACCCCCGGCTTCTCCTTCGGCAAGAAAGAGAACAAGATGGGCATCCGGGCCTCGATAACCAGCGAGTTGGTGTTCGACAACTGCCGGGTGCACAAGGATCAGATACTGGGCAAGGAGGGCATGGGCTTTCTGGTGGCCATGGGGACTTTGGACCGGACCCGGCCCGGGGTGGCCGCCCAGGCCCTGGGGATAGCCCAGGGTGCCCTGGACGAAGCGGTAAAATACTCCCGGGAGAGGGTGCAGTTCGGCAAACCGATCTCGGCCTTTCAGGGGGTGCAGTTCATGCTGGCCGACATGGCCATGAAGCTGGAGGCCGCCCGGGCGTTGGTCTACGCCACCGCCAGGACCATAGATTCCGGCGAGAAGAAATTCGCCAAGGAAAGCGCCATGTGCAAGTGTTTCGCCTCCGATGTGGCCATGGAGGTAACCACCGATGCCGTGCAGGTGCTGGGCGGCTACGGTTACATGAAGGAATACCCGGTGGAGAAGATGATGCGCGACGCCAAGATCACCCAGATCTACGAGGGCACCAACCAGATCCAGCGGGGGGTTATCGCCAGCAACCTGATCAAGGAAGCGGCGGGAAGCAAGGAATAACAAAGCAAATATTTACTGGGGCGATTCTTACGAATCGCCCTTTTAAATAGGTTAAATAGTTCTTGAATAAATTCTATTTTTTATGTATAGTAATGCAAATAGAGTATTATGGAGCGGTATGGAAAAATTAAATCTTGATAAAGAACTTAGTATTGCCGAAGAAATCGCCAAATACCAAAAGGCCGAAGGTCCAAAAGAGGACATTGTAAAGCCAATACAAGCGCCGGTGCTGGCAGAGAGCCATACGCCAATTTATACTATGCACCGTTATTTTGCCCGCAGGCCGCATAATGTGTTCTCATATCTTATTAAGCATTACACAAACCCTGGCGATATAATACGTGATCCGTTCTGCGGCGGTGGTGTTACGGTAGTTGAGGGATTAAAATTACGGCGTAAAGTCATTGGGGTTGATTTGAATCCTATGGCTACTTTTATAACCAAAATGGAAGTAATGCCTGTTGATTTAGAAGCTCTTGAAGATGGATTTAAGCAAATCGAAAAGAAGGTAAAAGATAAAATATTGGGACTTTATTACACTGAATGCCCCAAATGCGGGAATAAGAAGGCGATAACAGGATGGTACGAATGGAGCAATGTTTATAAATGTAATGGTTGTGGTAAGCCGGTAGTATTAGCAGAAGCCAAAAAGAAAAGTGCTGGCCGCTATATTTGCACCAACATAAAATGCAAAGGAATGGTTATCCCTTCGGAATGCGATAAACTTGACGACCAGCTTATTGCTGTAAAATATAACTGCGAATGTGGAAAATCCGGCGAAAAACCTGCCGATGACAATGATAAAAAGCTATATAAGAAAATAGAAAAATCATTTGAGGATATTGTCAAAAAAGAAAAACTGAAATATCCGAAAGATAAGTTTCCTGATGGGGACTTGGAGAAGGATCATTCTTTATTTAAAAAAGGCCTCACCCATTTTTATAAGTTATTTACAAAAAGAAATTTACTGGCTAATGCCAGGTTAAAGCAAGCTATAGGTAAAGCAGATTTAGATGAAAACACAAAGGAAATATTAACTTTTGCTTTTAGTGCTGCATTATCGTGGACATCTATTTTAACGAGCGATACCGGGCATGGTTGGCAGCACCATGCGTATTGGTTGCCTAATATTTCTTATGAAATGAACGTTTGGGGCATGTTTGAACAAAGGTACAAGGGTGGGAACAATACTGTATTAAGAGGCAAAAAAGCTTCACATGAGGCAATCGGAGATTATACAGCTTATGCAAAAGCATATAAAGACCTCATAAAAGATAAAACCTGCTTATTGTTAACACAATCGTCGCATAAATTACCTTTAACTGAAAAATCAGTTGATATTGTTATTACCGATCCGCCTTTTGGTGGCAACGTACAATATGCTGAATTGTGTGATTTCTGGGCTGTATGGCTTAAAGATGAACTAGAATTAAAAGGTATAATTGACAATACCGATGAAGCCATACAAACACGACATTCTGGTTTTGAAACACAAAAATCGGCTGACCATTATGAAAACATGCTGTATAAAGTATTTAAGGAGTGCCATAGAGTATTAAAACCCAATGGTTGGATGGTAATGACATTTCATAATAGGGAAGTTGGCGTGTGGATGAGCTTGCAGAGGGCAGCGGTCAGGGCAGGTTTTAAATTGCCTGATGCCGCTTTTGATAAAACAAGAGGAATGATTTACCAACCGCCTATTGAGCACTATACTGCAACATTACATTTACGGGCACCTGGCTCTATGTTAGGCGACTTTGTTCTTAGCTTTCAAAGGCAGGAAACATTGCCGGAAATTGATAAGATAAAAGATACACTTACGCCAGATGAAGAAAAGGATTTTAGAAATAAAGTTGAGGAATTAATAGAATTTCACGGCGGTGCAGACGAAAGCCTTTTAATGACGGGAATGATCCCTTATTTAAATGAGAAGGGGTTGCTCCATAGATTGGCCAATTTTGATTTGAGAACCTTCTTGAACGGGCATTTTGTCTATCATAAGGACAAAAAATGGTATAAAAAGGAAATGGTTGATAAGGAAACCCAATCGTTAAAGCCAATGGATGCCATACCTGCGGAACTTTTAACGGAAGGCCTTATTGCCAGCTTTTTAAGAGAGAAAAAAGTTGTAAGTTTAGATGAAATATTGGTAAATATCTATACAAACCTTGTTAATAGTCATAGACCCGGTATTCAAGCGATCAATAAAGTCCTTTCAAGGTTTTGCGAGCAAGTATCGGTAAAAAAGGGTGACAAAAGAAAAGGATATAGATTAAAATCGGATTTGCCTACAAGTTCGGTAGTCGAATTTAAAGCACCTATTTTACAAACCTCAATATTTGGTGAAGATGTAATAGCGTCTAAGTTAGACCATAATGAACTTATTTCGTTGCTGTCGAAATATGCCTTGAGATTAGGCTATAACGTCCATATCGGTGAAACAGAGCAAAGGAAAGTACCAAATTTTCGTGAAATAAGCCATCAAATGATGTCCCCGCTTGATTTTGGTTTAGATAGCAAGACCTTTGACATAATTAAAGAAATAGATTTACTTTGGCTTAAAGGCAAAAAAATCATTGCAGCTTTTGAAGTAGCATATACTATTGACACTGCCGATAAAGCCATAAATGTAAGATATCGTAATTTATTTACCTCCATTCCAAATTTTGACGTGAAAACATTTGTAATTATTAGAGATCAAGACTATAGCAAGGCAGAAGAAAAGCTTTATACTGTAGCAAATTTACATGACGGGCTGAGTGACAAGATTAAATTGATTAAAACAAGCCAGATGACTTTTGAAAATATTGAA
Protein-coding sequences here:
- the fabG gene encoding 3-oxoacyl-[acyl-carrier-protein] reductase — encoded protein: MQLKDKNAIVTGSAQGIGKSIALALAKAGANIVVSDVNIEDAEKTAKEIEALGVKAVAIKCNVADANEVTELVKKAQETFPTLDILVNNAGVTRDNLMMRMEEKDWDLVLDINLKGAFLLTKAVSRIMMKQRQGRIVNMSSVIGVMGNAGQSNYAASKGGLIAFTKSTAKEFASRNITCNAIAPGFIETAMTAKLTDEVKENYKKGIPLGRMGSVDDVANAVLFLVSEQSAYITGQVLHVDGGLVM
- a CDS encoding acyl-CoA dehydrogenase family protein — protein: MNHFFTDEQQMIKDLCHKIGVEKIKPVREHYDVSGEFPWDIVKVLADADICGVYIPEAYGGLGGGVMEMVVATEELSRFCGGISLAFAATGLGTFPIILFGTEEQKKKYLPDIAKGKKLAAFGLTEANAGSDAGGIQTTAVKDGDHYVLNGTKQWITNGGEAEVYTVVALTDRTKGSRGATAFIVEKGTPGFSFGKKENKMGIRASITSELVFDNCRVHKDQILGKEGMGFLVAMGTLDRTRPGVAAQALGIAQGALDEAVKYSRERVQFGKPISAFQGVQFMLADMAMKLEAARALVYATARTIDSGEKKFAKESAMCKCFASDVAMEVTTDAVQVLGGYGYMKEYPVEKMMRDAKITQIYEGTNQIQRGVIASNLIKEAAGSKE
- the fabD gene encoding ACP S-malonyltransferase; translated protein: MSKLAFIFPGQGAQYVGMGKDLYDNHPMAKEIYEKANEALKFDITKICFESTPAELRMTHNAQPAILIHSIAAFRLMEKEGIKFDYTAGHSLGEYSALVAAGALAFEDAVRLVRIRGSLMAIAGEIQPGTMAAIIGLEPKEVENICHQAREAGIVEAANFNSAEQTVISGEVKAIEKAMELAKAKGAKRAVQLEVSGAFHSELMDIAQYGMRRALNQVAIKEPACPVIANVSAEPVLSPATIKELLIEQVKKPVRWEESVKKMAELGVTTMIECGPGRVLKGLIKRIAPEVNVLNVEDSKTLAETIEALKK
- a CDS encoding acyl carrier protein, with the translated sequence MAVIDDVKKIVIDRLGVEATQVTMEASFIEDLGADSLDTVELVMALEEKFGMEIPDDEAEKLTTVGGAVGYIEKKMAEK
- the fabF gene encoding beta-ketoacyl-ACP synthase II — encoded protein: MKRRVVITGMGVVSPIGNTIDEFWAGLKEGKSGVGKITRFDASKHTAQIAGEVKNFDPAAYMDRKELRRMDRYTHYAMAAAKMAVEDSGLKIEGEFAERVGVIIASGIGGTETWEAQHQKLLESGPDKISPFFVPMMISDIAAGYVSIAHGAKGPNYATVSACASAAHAIGDALKIIQTGDSEAMICGGAEAPITPLALAGFCALRALSLRNDDPEHASRPFDKDRDGFVMAEGAGIVILEELEHAQARGAKIYAEVCGYGATGDAHHITAPAPGGEGAVRAMKMALKTADLKPEDVSYINAHGTSTDMNDKYETAAIKTVFGEHAKKLAVSSTKSMTGHLLGAAGGAELIATTLCIMHQTIHPTINYTTPDPECDLDYVPNKARPAEVKAALSNSFGFGGHNVSLAVKKFE
- the rnc gene encoding ribonuclease III produces the protein MIRKLFPRLKRKLLPGHRKEALNRIEARLGWKIRDQELFLQSLRHRSASSTHLESNERMELLGDAVLGLLVCEYLYNTRPRDDEGKLTEIKSLVVSKRVLSQVARELGVGEMLELSRDELASGGQSKDSILCDAFESLIAAYYLDSGLGAVRKFLEKGYFWRIEHLISSDAYRNYKGLLQEYLQSHNITQPVRYNLKAESGPKHNRMFEVELKIGRKRYGMAWGASKKEAEQSAAQQTIEKLKTENGG